The Candidatus Obscuribacterales bacterium genome includes a region encoding these proteins:
- the uvrA gene encoding excinuclease ABC subunit UvrA translates to MAKRSSKSTSVSSSPDQSTASESGASVQAVAAQLDTSASGSTDIIRIRGARQHNLKNIDLELPRNKLIVFTGVSGSGKSSLAFDTIFAEGQRRYVESLSAYARQFLGQVDKPDVDAIEGLSPAISIDQKSTSHNPRSTVGTVTEIYDYLRLLFGRAGEPHCPHCDRSIVPQTIDQMCDRVLGLPDRTRFQILAPVVRGKKGTHKKLLSSLASEGFVRVRVNGDVRELSDSIELNKNHSHDIEIVVDRLVKKEGIQERLVDSLATCLKRSEGIAVIDILEGDRSEAGPNVIDMDAHRHPSAKAAEATGSYQVEDRLPKELVFSENFACPEHGAVMEELSPRLFSFNSPYGACSHCHGLGTLRTFSADLVVPDPSLPVYAAIAPWSERDNTYYFSLLYSVGQAFGFELQTAWCKLTPEQQQVILHGSEEKIYIESDSRYREDKGYHRRYEGVLPMLERQYRESTSETFKQKLEKYLVDQDCEVCGGDRLKPEALAVRVGQYSIKELTHVSIRDTLDCINHMHLTPRQAQIGELVLKEIRARLQFLIDVGLDYLTLNRTAMTLSGGEAQRIRLATQIGAGLTGVLYVLDEPSIGLHQRDNDRLLATLTRLRNLGNTLIVVEHDEDTIRAADHLVDIGPGAGVHGGAIVAQGSFDELLKAEDSLTGAYLSGRRRIHTPAQRRTGNSRMLKIRQAHRNNLKQIDVDIPLGNLVCVTGVSGSGKSTLVNELLYPAIQHHFGRKIPDPKEMEPIQGLKALDKAIVIDQSPIGRTPRSNPATYTGVFDVIRDLFAETIEAKARGYKPGQFSFNVKGGRCEACGGQGVNVIEMNFLPDVYVQCEVCKGARYNRETLQATYKGKSIADVLNMTADEALDFFQNIPKAASRLQTMVDVGLGYVRLGQTAPTLSGGEAQRLKLATELARRATGKTLYLIDEPTTGLSFYDVHKLLDVLQRLVDKGNSVLVIEHNLDVIRCADWIVDLGPEGGDRGGEVIVMGTPETVAAHPTSYTGHYLKQVLATHPPQAIAPIDA, encoded by the coding sequence ATGGCGAAGCGCTCCTCTAAATCCACCTCTGTGTCATCATCCCCTGACCAATCTACCGCCTCGGAGTCTGGTGCATCGGTGCAGGCCGTGGCGGCCCAGCTGGACACCTCGGCTAGCGGATCGACCGATATCATTCGCATTCGCGGGGCTCGACAGCATAATCTCAAAAATATTGACCTAGAGCTACCGCGCAATAAGCTGATTGTGTTCACAGGGGTCTCGGGATCGGGCAAATCATCCCTAGCATTTGACACTATCTTTGCCGAAGGACAGCGTCGCTACGTAGAATCCTTGAGTGCCTATGCACGGCAGTTTTTGGGCCAGGTAGACAAGCCTGATGTGGATGCCATTGAGGGGCTTAGTCCAGCCATTTCCATCGACCAAAAGTCTACGTCCCACAACCCTCGCTCCACGGTGGGTACGGTGACGGAGATCTACGATTACCTGCGGCTGCTGTTTGGGCGGGCAGGTGAACCCCACTGTCCCCACTGCGATCGCTCCATTGTGCCCCAAACCATTGACCAAATGTGCGATCGCGTCTTGGGTTTGCCCGATCGCACCCGCTTTCAGATCCTTGCGCCGGTGGTGCGGGGCAAGAAGGGCACCCATAAGAAGCTGCTATCGAGCCTGGCCTCGGAAGGGTTTGTGCGGGTGCGGGTGAATGGCGATGTGCGGGAGCTGTCAGACTCCATTGAGCTGAACAAGAACCACAGTCATGACATTGAAATTGTCGTGGATCGTTTGGTGAAAAAAGAGGGTATTCAGGAGCGCTTGGTGGATTCCTTGGCGACCTGCCTGAAGCGTTCTGAGGGCATTGCGGTGATTGATATTTTGGAGGGCGATCGCTCGGAAGCGGGCCCCAATGTCATTGATATGGACGCCCATCGCCATCCATCGGCAAAGGCAGCAGAGGCCACAGGTTCCTACCAGGTGGAAGATCGCCTACCCAAGGAACTGGTGTTTTCTGAAAACTTTGCCTGCCCTGAACATGGCGCGGTGATGGAGGAACTCTCGCCTCGTCTGTTTTCCTTCAACTCGCCTTACGGAGCCTGCTCCCATTGCCATGGCTTGGGTACGCTACGCACCTTCTCGGCGGATTTGGTGGTGCCGGATCCTAGTTTGCCGGTTTATGCGGCGATCGCCCCTTGGTCTGAGCGGGATAATACCTACTACTTTTCCCTGCTCTACAGCGTGGGACAGGCCTTTGGGTTTGAACTGCAAACGGCCTGGTGTAAGCTGACGCCGGAGCAGCAGCAGGTGATTCTCCATGGCTCGGAGGAAAAAATCTACATCGAGTCGGACTCTCGCTATCGAGAAGACAAGGGATACCATCGCCGCTATGAGGGCGTCTTACCCATGCTGGAGCGCCAGTATCGGGAAAGCACGTCGGAAACGTTTAAGCAAAAGCTGGAAAAATATCTGGTCGATCAAGACTGTGAGGTCTGCGGGGGCGATCGCCTCAAGCCGGAAGCCCTGGCGGTGCGGGTGGGGCAATACAGCATCAAAGAGCTCACCCATGTCTCGATCCGCGATACGTTAGACTGCATCAATCACATGCACCTGACGCCCCGCCAAGCCCAAATTGGGGAATTGGTGCTCAAAGAAATCCGCGCCCGGCTGCAATTTCTAATCGACGTGGGGCTAGATTATCTCACCCTTAATCGGACGGCGATGACTCTGTCCGGCGGAGAAGCCCAGCGCATTCGCCTGGCCACCCAAATTGGCGCGGGGCTCACCGGTGTGCTCTACGTTCTGGATGAACCCAGCATTGGTCTACATCAACGAGACAACGATCGCCTCCTAGCCACCCTCACCCGTCTACGCAATTTGGGGAACACCCTGATTGTGGTGGAACATGATGAAGATACCATCCGCGCCGCTGACCATTTGGTGGACATTGGCCCCGGTGCTGGGGTGCATGGGGGAGCGATCGTGGCCCAGGGCTCCTTCGATGAGTTGCTGAAGGCCGAAGACTCCCTCACCGGAGCCTATCTATCGGGTCGGCGCAGAATTCACACACCCGCCCAACGGCGCACCGGCAACAGCCGCATGTTGAAAATCCGCCAGGCCCACCGCAATAACTTGAAGCAGATTGATGTGGATATTCCCTTGGGCAACTTGGTCTGCGTCACCGGGGTCTCGGGGTCGGGTAAGTCTACCCTGGTGAATGAGCTCCTCTACCCTGCCATTCAACATCACTTTGGGCGCAAGATTCCCGATCCCAAGGAGATGGAACCGATTCAAGGTTTGAAGGCATTGGATAAGGCGATCGTGATTGACCAGTCGCCCATTGGCCGCACGCCGCGATCGAATCCTGCCACCTACACTGGTGTGTTTGATGTGATCCGGGATTTGTTTGCGGAAACTATCGAGGCGAAGGCGCGAGGCTATAAGCCAGGGCAGTTTTCGTTCAATGTCAAAGGTGGACGCTGTGAGGCCTGCGGTGGTCAGGGGGTGAATGTCATTGAAATGAACTTCCTGCCCGATGTCTATGTGCAGTGCGAGGTGTGCAAAGGGGCGCGCTACAACCGGGAAACCCTGCAGGCGACCTACAAAGGCAAGTCGATCGCCGATGTGTTGAACATGACCGCCGATGAGGCACTGGACTTTTTCCAGAATATTCCCAAGGCAGCGTCACGGCTGCAAACCATGGTGGATGTCGGTTTGGGGTATGTGCGTCTGGGGCAAACAGCGCCGACGCTCTCCGGCGGCGAGGCCCAGCGATTGAAGCTAGCAACAGAGTTGGCGCGACGAGCCACGGGCAAAACGCTGTATTTGATTGATGAACCCACCACAGGGCTCTCATTTTATGATGTCCACAAGCTGTTGGATGTCCTCCAACGGTTGGTGGACAAGGGCAATTCGGTGTTGGTGATTGAGCACAACTTGGATGTGATCCGCTGTGCCGATTGGATTGTGGATCTGGGCCCCGAGGGGGGCGATCGCGGCGGCGAGGTGATCGTTATGGGAACACCGGAAACGGTCGCGGCCCATCCCACGTCCTACACAGGGCACTATCTCAAGCAGGTGTTGGCCACCCATCCTCCCCAAGCGATCGCTCCCATCGATGCTTAG